The DNA window AAAATGCAGATAACTACAAACTCTCAAATAACGGCAGAAAATGCAAGCTCATCACCCGCAAAAACGGAGAAATTGTTGAGCTTGAAGAAAACGAAACTGCCGAAAATACAATCAACATATCAGGCATATTCTCCGAGCTGATTGTTGAGGTTGAGAGATAAATTTCAGCTTTACGCATACTATGTACTTCAAATAGCCGCATCCATTATGTGTATGGATACGGCTATTTTTGTGGCATGGGGCGATTATCTCGCCCCTTTATCTCTGCTTCGGTGAGGTTGGTTGGCATTCTGTCTGTCAGCCTTTTCCTGATACCGCTGTAACTTTTCGTGCATTGATTCGGCTTTGGGAGTGGCTTTCTCTCCATAGACTTCCTCCCGCTTGGCACATTCTTTCTCATATGCGTCGTTGGCACGCTGTGCGGTATAGAATGCTGTGTAGAAATCCTGCACCGTTGCAAATCCATGCTGTCTGACGATACCGGATAGTCCGGCTTTGAAGGTTCGGATTTCCTCGGTTTTGGTGGCAATCCTGTTTTCAAGCTCCTTTTTCTTGGTAAGTCTTGCAAGTCCCTTTAAATCAGCCAATTCAATCTCCAGTTTTGTCCGTTCACGCTCTGCTTCAAAGATAAGGTTATTGTGTTTATCAAGAGTAACCTTAATCTTTTGAAGTCTTGAGAAAGTGGCAGCTTCCGGTGGCATAACCGGTCTTGGAGGTATTTGTGGCTTGGGTGGTTCTTGAACCTCTGCCTTTGGAGCAGTTGCAGTAATAGTGTTTTCTGGTGCTTTGGGTTCTGTTATTACTTCCTTAGCCGGAGTTGTAATAACCTCTGCGGTGTCCTCTGCTTTAATAACAGACATGCTTCCGTATTCTTTTTCAAGAGCTTCATGGAACAGCTTGTTTTTTAGTTCCCTTGCGGCGGTCAGTACCTTGGAAATCAGAAGTGCAAGTTTCGCTGTGGCTATTGTGATAATGCCTGTCAGTTTCTCAGGACACTTGCCGAATACATCAATGGATAACCGGATACGCTCCGTAATCCATTTCTGCTTTATCTGCCGTATCTCATCCTCCGGCACTTGGCTGACTAAGGCTCGGTCTACTTCGTGATTCCACTGCATACGCACCTCATTATCTTCTTTTATCTGTTCCGCTTTGGGATTATTCTTACCGATTTTCTTGGTAGCAAGATACAATCCGTTTCTATCGAATACATGGAGCTTGTCTTTATCATCTTCTATCAGAAGATTGATAAGGTCGGTATAGAAGCGTTTTGCCTCGTCCAGATAATGCTCCTGCTTGAACAGCTTGTTCTTGGCGGTAAATAAGGTTCGCTCATAAACTTCGCCCTTCTTGACAATCTTACAGCCTTTGCGGACATTCCCGCTATCATCCAGTATCTCTTTCTTGGTGCGTACATGCTTACCTTGTTCGTTGTAGAACATATTGCGTGTGGCAATCTTTTCTATGGGTTCCGGTAACAGTTCCCTTTCGGAAAAGATGAGATGGATATGATAGTTGGTCTTGCGTTTGTTATGGTGCAGGGCTGATACACATTCCACACCATATTTTTCCTTAAAGCGGTTGGTAAACATCTGTAACAGCTTGTCGGGGTTATATAGGTCGGGGAAGGATTCCGGCAGGGCTATAATCAGTTCCCTTGCCTCGATACATTTCCCTTCCGTACCGCTTTTTTGAAATTCCTGCTGATTAAATCTGGCAAGCTCCGTCCAGTAGTGTCGGTCTGTGGTTTCATAAACCGCATACAGATTTTCCTGCTTGGCGTGATTGGATATATAAGTAATCCTGCCACGGACATTGTGGAGCTTGCTCATCTGAATAAATGAATTTCTTTCGATAGTGCTTCCTCCTCTCGTAAATGTTACTTAGGGAAAGAGGTGGAAGGATTATATAAGTGAGTGGACACTTAGTGTGTCCAAAGGATGTTGCACATCCTCGTACGAACACAATGCCGTGTCCGGCATTATCTCAAATGCGACAGCATTTGTATAAGTCACG is part of the Lachnospiraceae bacterium KGMB03038 genome and encodes:
- a CDS encoding MobA/MobL family protein; the protein is MERNSFIQMSKLHNVRGRITYISNHAKQENLYAVYETTDRHYWTELARFNQQEFQKSGTEGKCIEARELIIALPESFPDLYNPDKLLQMFTNRFKEKYGVECVSALHHNKRKTNYHIHLIFSERELLPEPIEKIATRNMFYNEQGKHVRTKKEILDDSGNVRKGCKIVKKGEVYERTLFTAKNKLFKQEHYLDEAKRFYTDLINLLIEDDKDKLHVFDRNGLYLATKKIGKNNPKAEQIKEDNEVRMQWNHEVDRALVSQVPEDEIRQIKQKWITERIRLSIDVFGKCPEKLTGIITIATAKLALLISKVLTAARELKNKLFHEALEKEYGSMSVIKAEDTAEVITTPAKEVITEPKAPENTITATAPKAEVQEPPKPQIPPRPVMPPEAATFSRLQKIKVTLDKHNNLIFEAERERTKLEIELADLKGLARLTKKKELENRIATKTEEIRTFKAGLSGIVRQHGFATVQDFYTAFYTAQRANDAYEKECAKREEVYGEKATPKAESMHEKLQRYQEKADRQNANQPHRSRDKGAR